The Pseudomonas oryzicola genomic sequence CGAGATGCGTGACGACCCGCGCCTGGCCGGGCGGCCCATGGCGGTAGGGGGCTCGCCTGAGCACCGTGGGGTGATTGCCACATGCAACTACGAGGCACGTGCCTATGGCGTGCGCTCGGCCATGTCCTCACGGCATGCACTGAAACTGTGCCCGGACCTGCTGATCGTCAAGCCGCGCTTCGAGGCCTACCGTGAGGCCTCGCGGGAAATCCACGCGATCTTCCGTGACTACACCGAGCTGATCGAACCGCTGTCGCTGGACGAGGCCTACCTGGATGTGACAGATAGCCAGTGGTATTCGGGCAGCGCCACGCGCATCGCCGAGGATATCCGCCGCCGCGTCGCCCGCACCCTGCATATCACTGTCTCGGCTGGCGTGGCACCGAACAAGTTTCTGGCCAAGATCGCCAGTGACTGGCGCAAGCCCAACGGGCTGTTCGTGATTACCCCGGGCGAAGTGGAGGCATTCGTTGCCGCCTTGCCGGTGGCCAGGTTGCATGGGGTGGGCAAGGTGACGGCAGACAAGCTGGCGCGGCTGGGGATCGACACCTGCCTTGATCTGCGTGAATGGTCACGTTTGGCGCTGGTGCGCGAGTTCGGCAGTTTTGGCGAGCGGTTGTGGGGGTTGGCGCGTGGTATCGATGAGCGTGCGGTTCACAATGACAGCCGCCGACAGTCAGTCAGTGTGGAAAACACTTATGACACCGATTTGCCGGACCTGGCCAGCTGCCTGGCACGTTTGCCCGAACTGCTGGAAAGCCTGAACGAGCGCATCGCCCGTATGGACAGCAGTTATCGGCCGGAAAAACCCTTCGTCAAGGTCAAGTTCCATG encodes the following:
- the dinB gene encoding DNA polymerase IV, with the protein product MRKIIHVDCDCFYAAIEMRDDPRLAGRPMAVGGSPEHRGVIATCNYEARAYGVRSAMSSRHALKLCPDLLIVKPRFEAYREASREIHAIFRDYTELIEPLSLDEAYLDVTDSQWYSGSATRIAEDIRRRVARTLHITVSAGVAPNKFLAKIASDWRKPNGLFVITPGEVEAFVAALPVARLHGVGKVTADKLARLGIDTCLDLREWSRLALVREFGSFGERLWGLARGIDERAVHNDSRRQSVSVENTYDTDLPDLASCLARLPELLESLNERIARMDSSYRPEKPFVKVKFHDFSQTTLEQAGAGRDLDSYRQLLEQAFARGGKPVRLLGVGVRLRDLRGAHEQLELFPPK